Part of the Haloarchaeobius litoreus genome is shown below.
CGACTCGACGCCCGCGTAGGCGACCAGCTCCGCGCCGAGCCTGTCGACGCGCTCGGCCAGGTCCGCGTCGACGATGTCGCCGTCCGCGACCGCCGCCCCGACGTCCCCGATGCCGACCTGCAGGGGGAGCGTCCACGCGCCCACCGCGCGAGCGACCGACCGCATGTGTTCGAGCGCCGGCGTCGGGTAGCTCCCGCCCGCGACCGCCAGCAGACCGACGGTGGTTCCCTCGAACTCGTCGGACCCGCAGTAGTCGAGCGCGGTCTTCAGCGGCGAGGCGTACGAGCCGTGGTACACCGGCGAGCCCAGCAGGACGGCGTCGGCGGCCGCGACCCGTTCGCGGAGGGCGGCTGCGTCACCGGCGTCGGCGTCGTCGCCGTCCCGTGGCGGAAGCTCGTACTCGCGGAGGTCGAGCAGTTCCGTCGTGGCCCCAGCTGCATCCGCCGCCGTGAGGGCGCGTCGTATCGCCGTTCGGGTGCCGCTGTCGTCGCGCAGACTCCCGCAGAGTCCGAGCACGTGTACGTTCCGTCTCATGAACGCGACTACCGGATGTGGCAACTAAAGCGCTCGCTGAAACCTGTTTTTGTACGTGATTGGACAGGTCCGGTCGAGGTTTTTTGTCCGTTCGCGACCGACAGCCGGGTATGAGTCGTTCGTTCGGGGGGACCGTCCTCAAGCTCGTCGTCTGGGCGTTCGTGGTGCTGGTCGCGCTCTCCGTCGTCGGGACCGTCGTCGGACTGCTCCTCGGCATCCTCAGTGCGGTGTTCACACTGGTCGTCGTGCTCGGGTTGCTCGTGCTGTTCGGCGCGGTCGCCGCCGGAGTGCTCTCGCTGCTCGGCGGGAGCGGTGACGACGACGGACGCACGTCGGACTGGTTCGAGGCAGAAACCACCGTCGAGACGGAGCCGGCGGACGCTGCCACCGAGGCTTCCCGGCTCCGCGAGCGCTACGTCGCCGGCGAGATCGACGAGGTGGAGTTCGAGCGCCGACTCGACCTGCTGCTCGACGACCCCGAGAGCGAGGCGTTGCTTGACGACGACCGCGAGACGGAGTGGGAGTTCGACCGGTAGCGGGTCCGCTCAGAGCGACCGGAGGGTCACGTCGCCGGTCGTCGTCTCGGCGGTGACCCGGTCGCCGCCGCCGTTCAGGTCGCCGACGATACGGTTCGAGCGGTCGGTCGAGCGGTCGAGCGACAGCCCCCGGACCGTCACCTCGCCGACGCTCGTCGAGAGGTCGAACGTCGCCTCGAGATCCGCGGCAGCACGGAGGGTCAGGTCGCCGTTCGTCGTCTCGACGGGCACGTCGGTGCGGGTGGCCCGGAGCTCGACGTCGACGTCGCCGTTGGTCGTGACCGCCCGGTCCAGCCCGGCGACACCCATCGCGTCGACGTCCCCGTTGGTCGTCCGCAGGCTCACGTTGCCGTCGACGTTCTCGGCCTGCACCGGGCCGTTGGCGCTCGCGAGGCTGGCGTCGCCGGCGATGCCGGTCGCGGACACCTCGCCGTTGGCCGTCTCGACGGTGTCGACGAGGACGCCGTCGGGGATGCCGATCTGGAAGTCCACGACCACCGGTGCCGCCAGCAGGTCGCGGTTCTCCGGGTAGACCGCGCGAATCGCGAGGGTGCCCGCCGACTCGTCGAGACGGACCTCGACCTCGTCCAGCGCGTCCTGCCCGCCACGGGTCCGTTTGGTCGCCTCGACGGTCACGGCGTCCCCGTCGGCCGTCCCCACGTGGACGTCCCCGTTCTGGCCGACGACGCTGACCGGCGTCCCGTCGTCGACCACGACCTCCCGGTCGACGGTCTCCGTCACCTCCGTCCCGTCGTCGAGGAGGCTACAGCCCGCGAGAGCGGTGGGGAGGGCGATACTCGCAGCCGAGAGGACCGTTCTGCGCTGCATACACCGAGGTTCAACGCACCGACATAAAAGCGCGACGGGGCAGTGTCACACCTACACGAACAGCAGCGGGACCATCACGCCGAAGCCGCCGAGCAGCCCGGCGGTGAGTTCGGGATAGCCCTTCGAGTCCAGTCCCTCGCCCGTCTCAAGGGCCTCGGGAATGAACTCGCTCAGCACGAGGAACACCATCGCGCCGGCGGCGAAGCCGAAGCCGAACGGGAGGAACTCGCGGGCGCTCCGGACGAACGCGAACGCGATCACCGCGCCGATGGGCTGGGGCAGGCTGGAGAAGATGGCCGCGCCGACCATCCGCCAGCGCCCGACGCCCATCGCTCGCAGCGGGATGGAGATGGCCAGCCCCTCCGGGACGTTGTGGATAGAGATGGCGACGGTCATCATGATCGCCAGCACGGGCACGGTGAGCCCGAGCATCCCGATACCGCCTGCCAGGCCCATATCCGCGAACGAGACTCCGACGGCGACTCCCTCCGGGAACGAGTGGACGGTCAGCACGCCGAGCACGAGCACCAGCTTCTTCACGTCGCCCTCGGCGACGATATCCGGGTGGACCAGCTCCGCGTGGTCGTGGCTGTGCCCGTGCTCGTCGTCGGCGTGGTTGTGCCCGTGTTCGCCGTCGGCGTGGTTGTGCCCGTGCTCGTCGTCGGCGTGGTCCTGCTCCCGGACGCCCTCGACGGCCCCGCCGTCGGTGGCGCGCTCCGGCTCGTCGTCGGCGTACTTGCCCACGTCGACCCGGTCGAGGACGTCGTCGGCGACCACGACCAGCAGCACGCCGACCACGACGCCCGCCAGCAGGACGGTCGGGAAGCCCTCGCTGGCGGCCAGCCCCTCGTTCATCAGCCCGAAGATGGACGCCGAGATCATGATGCCCGAGGCGACCCCCCACAGCGCGACGTTCCACCGGTCGCTCACGTCGTCGACGAGGAAGAAGGGCAGCGCGCCGAGTCCGGTCGCCAGTGCGGTCGCCAGCCCGGCGAGGAAGACGACGACGAGGGAGCCCCAGAAGCTCATATGTGGGGCTAGTCGTTCGGTGGAGATAAATCCTATCACGAACGTTACAATTTTTCGGTCGGCCTAAACACCGGCCGGTGGTATCCGTAGCCCCGGCGACGCGTCGTCGCATCCGTTCGGGAACTGCGGTCCGGATGGCCGATGGACCCGGTGAGTTCGTCTGAGAACCCGGGACTCGCTAGTTCCGCCTCGCGTCCGGCACGGGGTTCCGCTTCCCCCCCGACTGCCGAGGCGTCCTGTCCTGTCGCGTCCGAACCCCCCTCTGACGGACCGCGGACGTTCATCGGTGACGTGTCGCTTCCCGTCGTCCGTCCTCACTCGAGACGCCCCGAGGACACGTCGAGACGGTCGTCGATGACGAACGTCGCCGTCCCGTCCGGCCCGTCGACCTCGACGTGTATCCGCAGTGGCTCCTGCGAGGTGACCCGTGTCGTTGGTTCCGGTAGTTCCCACTCGTATCGTTCCACATCGATCCCCGCGTCGGAGAGCACGGCCGTCACGTCGGGGTCGAGCAGGAAGGGGAACAGGACGTGTGAGCCGACGTGAAACGAACAGGAGTCACACCTGATCTCGATTGGTGGCTCGTTCCCCGCAACGATGGCATCCCGCTCGACCTCGATGGTCGTCGTCGCCGCACAGAACGGACACTGGCCGGAACGAGCCACTCCGAGATGCTGTTTGCAGCGCCCATGTGCAGCACGCACGGCCTCGTCGTCAGTCCGACCGCGGAATCCGTTCCCTGGAAACGGGTAGGAGAACCCGAGCCAGTCGTCGCAGGACTCACAGTCGACCGACAGGAAACCCCGTTCGTGGGTCCCGACCAGCCGAGCGCCACAACGGGGACACTCCGAGTCGACCTCGAACTGTGTCCTGTCCCGCGCCCGGTCGGGCCGGTGCGCGACGACTGCCCGATAGAGTGCGGTCGCTGCAGCGGTCGGTACGTAGCCGCCGTCTACCTTCTCGACGTACGTACCGTGGAGCCGCCCGAGATGATAGTTGAACTTCCCACTGTCCGACACCCCGACAGCATCCATCAACTCCGCGTACGTCGTCGGTTCCGTGTACGCAGCCACCCACTCGTCCAGAAGCACCACGAGGATGTCCAGCCGGATGTCGTGACCGAGCAACGCGAACGCCTCCCGCATCGATGGTTGCTCCCCCGGGTCGTCTCCCATACAGCACCCTCA
Proteins encoded:
- a CDS encoding NADPH-dependent FMN reductase, with translation MRRNVHVLGLCGSLRDDSGTRTAIRRALTAADAAGATTELLDLREYELPPRDGDDADAGDAAALRERVAAADAVLLGSPVYHGSYASPLKTALDYCGSDEFEGTTVGLLAVAGGSYPTPALEHMRSVARAVGAWTLPLQVGIGDVGAAVADGDIVDADLAERVDRLGAELVAYAGVESYPTAVTETFDPVTGD
- a CDS encoding SHOCT domain-containing protein, whose translation is MSRSFGGTVLKLVVWAFVVLVALSVVGTVVGLLLGILSAVFTLVVVLGLLVLFGAVAAGVLSLLGGSGDDDGRTSDWFEAETTVETEPADAATEASRLRERYVAGEIDEVEFERRLDLLLDDPESEALLDDDRETEWEFDR
- a CDS encoding DUF4097 family beta strand repeat-containing protein — its product is MQRRTVLSAASIALPTALAGCSLLDDGTEVTETVDREVVVDDGTPVSVVGQNGDVHVGTADGDAVTVEATKRTRGGQDALDEVEVRLDESAGTLAIRAVYPENRDLLAAPVVVDFQIGIPDGVLVDTVETANGEVSATGIAGDASLASANGPVQAENVDGNVSLRTTNGDVDAMGVAGLDRAVTTNGDVDVELRATRTDVPVETTNGDLTLRAAADLEATFDLSTSVGEVTVRGLSLDRSTDRSNRIVGDLNGGGDRVTAETTTGDVTLRSL
- a CDS encoding ZIP family metal transporter — protein: MSFWGSLVVVFLAGLATALATGLGALPFFLVDDVSDRWNVALWGVASGIMISASIFGLMNEGLAASEGFPTVLLAGVVVGVLLVVVADDVLDRVDVGKYADDEPERATDGGAVEGVREQDHADDEHGHNHADGEHGHNHADDEHGHSHDHAELVHPDIVAEGDVKKLVLVLGVLTVHSFPEGVAVGVSFADMGLAGGIGMLGLTVPVLAIMMTVAISIHNVPEGLAISIPLRAMGVGRWRMVGAAIFSSLPQPIGAVIAFAFVRSAREFLPFGFGFAAGAMVFLVLSEFIPEALETGEGLDSKGYPELTAGLLGGFGVMVPLLFV
- a CDS encoding DUF7351 domain-containing protein yields the protein MGDDPGEQPSMREAFALLGHDIRLDILVVLLDEWVAAYTEPTTYAELMDAVGVSDSGKFNYHLGRLHGTYVEKVDGGYVPTAAATALYRAVVAHRPDRARDRTQFEVDSECPRCGARLVGTHERGFLSVDCESCDDWLGFSYPFPGNGFRGRTDDEAVRAAHGRCKQHLGVARSGQCPFCAATTTIEVERDAIVAGNEPPIEIRCDSCSFHVGSHVLFPFLLDPDVTAVLSDAGIDVERYEWELPEPTTRVTSQEPLRIHVEVDGPDGTATFVIDDRLDVSSGRLE